The genomic DNA GAGTGTTGGGAGGCAGCCGTGTCGTGAAGATGCTCTCAAGCCTCTGGCTGGCCTGCTTTCCGTGCTGCTAGAACATGGGGACACGTCCAAGATAACATGTTGGCAAGCACTCAACAGTGCATTTTCGCAAAGCTGAGACCAAGAGTTTCATGACTTTCATTgtgcgtcttcgtcctcttcctcgtcctcgtcgtcctccacgATCTTCTCTACAATCAAGTTGCCACTCCTACCAATTCTGTCCCGAATGGTACCCTTGGCTTCCACTTCGAACACCTCTCGAGGCATAGGTGACACAAGTCTGAACTTGTATGTATGTTCGTAATCATCTTCTGGTTCTTGAGCATTCTTTTCCGAGGGCGATTCGAGCTCGTCGTAACATTCCACAAAAGCATacagctcctccagctcagcGTCATGTCCGAATCGTCGAACCACACGCTCGCCCGATGGCATCCTTATACTGATCCTGACTGCGTCCTTGATATCTGCCCCAGGTTCGCTCGGTATGCGCTGTGCTCTCCACGTCCTCCATCGTGCCAGATTACGAGCTTCCCTGCTCTTACGCTCAGCCGCCTCTGCTCGCTCGCGctcggccttctccttcgcagcctcctcctctttcctCTTTCGTGCTTTCTCGCGATCTAGAGCCAGGGAACGTTCATAGGCactttcttgctcttgcctcaGGTTCCTGGTAGCTTGCTGCTCCTGACGTTGCCGCCGCACTCGGTCTAGTTCCGCATTCTGATTCTGCATCGCTGTCTGTATCTTCGAGACGAGCTCCTGGGCGGTAACCGGGCCTGCGGAACTTGCAATCTTCGACATTGCGGTCGATGAGACAGAGGGCGTGTGGACCACGAGAGCAGTGTACGGGAACTTGCTCACGTTCAAAGCAGTGCTGACCTGGTATGCCTCTGCGTCTTGCACAGTACCTGCCCAAAGTACCACATTGTTATTAGGGTTCTTCACGAACTCCACGAACTCAGGCGCAAGAAGTGTATCTCTTGCAAAAACAGCATTATCATCATGCTCGGGCGATAGCAAGACAATCAGTAAGAACTTCAGATCCCTCTTTGCAATATCAAATGCTTGTGCATATCCTCCTTCGTGAAATGGCAGTGTGCCGTGCTCGACTCCGTGCTCCTCCTCGAACTCGCGAATAAAACGTGCTGCCGTATCCCTCGGCGCCAGCGGTCTGCGCGAAGCATCTCGAGAAGGCCGTGAAGTTCGTCCGGACCAAAAGCGTGCTAATAACCGCGGTAGGAAAGGGAAGAGGTATCCGATTCTGCCGAACAGTCGCTGAAATACGGTGTAGGCAACGCTAAatgggaagaggatgattgtgaaggagaagggcaATTGCTGTGTTAGTTGGGACTCAGGAGTCGGCACCACTCGTGGTGCTGGTTCTAACCCAGAGGCTCGGCCTCGTCGTGACGATCTGACGGGAATGCCATCCATGAGGGTCTCCGCTCGGCGAGCATCCTGCGCTGGAGGCGGTACACGAGCAGCTTCGGCTGCAGGATCGATGGTCTCGGCGTCGCCGTCGAAAAAGCGCGTGATGGCGATCTGTGCATTCCATTGGCACTTTTGAAGAAGAGGTATCGCGGACTCGAGGTCCTGGTCCGTCACTGAAGTGTACTGCTGAAGGGCGAGCTGCTGCGATTCGGTCAAGGCCGATAAGTCTAACGAGGGTTGTGCCATGGTCGCTCTCGGCTTGCGCAGATGGGAAAGGAGCGCTGGTCGCAGCCAAAGGAGAGTGCAAGGCAAGTGTATGAAAGGACAGTTATCTGCTCGAAGTGATGAGCAGGCACCGCGACTTTCCAGCTACATCATGCCGATGCCGCGCCGGCGATCCACAGCGCTGGGACGCCGTGTGTGGCCTCAGGCCGTCACAGGCGAACAAGGCCGCTTGCCGCTTGCGTGGTTCCGTGGTTTCAAAGACACGAGCGAGTCGCGGGATCGGCCACCAAGTCGGGCGTTGACGACCTCATGCGTCCCATGGTCTGACGGCGCGCTGATTGTCCTCCTTCCACGTCGCTTTCCTTCAGCGTGTCGCGTGCGCGGCAGACAGCATCGGTCGCACCGCGCCATCCTGTCCACTCTTCTGATCGCACCTGGTTTCGCCAGATTTACGACCCGGCACACGTTGATGGATTCGCGATGGAAGAGCAACAACCTCCAGCAACACGCGCCTGCTGACTCCGATTCACGACTACCCATTGGTCTCGGCCGCACCTGTCTTGATTATCAGAGGTATGTGCCTCGTTACCCTTGCAGTCTTTGTGTTCAGAAGTCGGGCCCGGCCTTTCGTTGTCGACGAGCTCTCGCGTGTTTTCAACCATGAAATATGTCTTAGTCGCACGTGGATCTTTGTGCAATCGAGCAAAACTCTTTCGCTGAAGGTGGAAATTCCGTTCAAGTCCAAGTCCTGATTCTGAGCATTGCAGAAGCGCCAACACTTCCTTCTCTATCTGGACGCATTGTGGAGGACCTATTACCAGATCGAGCGAGAACTTGGTGAACTCTTACTTTTGACCTCTGCCCGGGACGGAAAGCCTTTGGAGCGATACACTGGTGTAGCTGAAATTCCTCCTGAAGACCAAACTTTGACGAATTACTCTGTACAGCGCGACGTGCAAGTCAGGCCCGGCGATCGGAAAGGTGGCGCAGAATTATCAACAAGTCCTGTCATTCTATTTAGTGCGATACCGGATATCGTATGTCCAGTAAGCCTTATCGCAGGGAATCGAGGAGCTCTCGCGCCGGCCACAGTTCACATCGTTTGGCTGCCTTGGGCAAGAGCATCGTCACCGTACCATCGCTTTGGGTGATGGTATGGCAAACGTAACATCCCGTGTCGGCGACTCGAGGCGTTCTAACAGACATGAGAATCGTCCTCCGGGACAGTCGCAGCTTTGTCGAAACGGACCGGGTTGCAGAAAGAGGGAAGAAGGTCTGTGCATCACATCACAGGTAGAAACACAACCTCTTACCGAAATGCAGGCACCTGCTACTACAGTCACGATTATTCCGATTCTATGTCGCCCAATGGCTCCAGCAATACGTCAGTCCATTTTGCCCAGCTTCTGAGCCTCCTCATTGACAGACTCCAGGTCCAACAGGGCGCTCAATGTTCAATCACCGGCATTTACACCCACACTCGCTCACGCTAGACCGGCGAAACCAATAGGCATATCCCCCAAGGCAGCAGCCGCTGCTACGTTCACTCCGCGAGGTGCAGGTAAAAGACCACGAGGACCTGAGCATCATAGACGAGGCTCATTTCTAACAGGGTCTTCGACTCCTGTTGCACCCGCTCATGGCAAGCATCCATCAGCGGAATTTGTGCCGCAGCAATCCTTTCAGCAGGTGTCGCCGATGATTGAATTCGTGCCTGGGCAGCAGTTCGTGCCTGCATCCAACGTAAGTGCGCTGCATCACCCATCTTTCGCGGGCCTAACACGAGTCCAGATTGATGCGCAAGCGCAAGTGACGCATCAGTACAATCCGTACAGCGACAATGTCTTCGCGCCACAGAATCTGAGTGGCCTAGATGGTTCACATGTCCAGCTCAACCCATATGCACAGCAGCCCGGAACAGCTGGCGTACAGACTTATTATCACAATTCCGCGGACTTGTCTTACCCACTTCATTACCACCTCTATGCACCTTTTGGTCCACGGCGAGAGAACATGGCGGCATACCAGCGCAGCACCACCGACTTCTTCATCCCGGATGATCTGAGGGAAGACCTTCAGAGGAAGTCGGAGATGACTTTGCAGACGTTTGCTAATAGCACGCTTCCACAAAGTGTCGAGCACTTTCATTCACTTGTTGCGCTCAACGTCGGAAACTCTAAGAGCCCGTCCACATTCGGATATCCGAGCTCAGTATACAAGGCTACGTCCAGCAATGATGGGCATACATATGCGCTTCGACGCATCGCAGGATTCCGTCTCCACAGTGAAGCTCAAGTGCGACCCATCAATGCGTGGAAGCGGATGAGCAATGCCAGCCTGGTCACTGTGATTGATGCATTCACGGGAAGGTGGTTTGGCGATAGTTCTCTCATTATCGTCACTGACTACCATCCACGCTCCCAAAGCCTGGCGGAGAAACACTTTGGCTCTCAAAGACACGCAAACAAGCACAACGGGCAAGTCATGCCCGAGAACGAACTCTGGGGATACATCGTTCAGCTTGCAAGCGCTTTACGGACCATTCATGGCGCGGGTCAAGCAGCGCAGACTGTTATGGCGTCCAAGGTCCTCCTCACGTCGAAAAACCGAATACGGTTGAACGGATGCGGCGTCTTTGATATAATACAATACGAGAACAAGCCATCCATGCTCGAGCTGCAACGAGGAGATCTCCAAGATCTTGGAAAACTTATTCTAGGCATTGCTACTCGGAATCAAGTGGCCCATCAGAATGTTCAGAAGGCGCTTGACTTAGTCGGCCGGTCTTACTCGGAACGGTTCAGGTCATGCGTCGCTTGGCTGCTTGCGCCTCCCCCTATACAACAGGATTCCGAGCCAGGAGCTATCGCCACGCAGAATGTCGATTACAGCGCCAACGCCTTGCTTGTCAATATTGCCGACAAGATCATGGGGGTATACGACAGTGCGCTGCACTACGAAGATGAACTCACTTCGCAACTCGTTCGGGAGCTAGAAAATGGCCGTGTCGTTCGGCTCCTGACCAAGCTTGCCGTTATTTTGGAGCGACCAGATATCAGTCTCACAAGCAACGCTCGTGGGAACCCAGCGCTTTTGAACCAACCATCAGCTTCTTGGTCGGAGACTGGTGAGCGATACTACTTGAAGTTGTTCCGGGACTACGTTTTCCATCAGGTCGACGCGGAAGGAAGACCAGTGTTGGACCTCGGACATATGTTGACCTGTCTGAACAAAGTTGATGCCGGGATCGACGAGAAGATTCAGCTTGTCAGTCGGGACGAAGAGAGCGTGTTTGTTGTAAGCTACAAGGAGGTGAAACGAGGGATAGAGAATGCTTGGATGGAGCTATTGAAGGCTTCAAATCCGGCGAGACGGTAGTACTGGACATATGCATTGATCCCAGTGTATTGACGCTGGAGCGAAGGGAGCTGCACAGAGATGTCGAGATATTGGGAAGCATTAACATCGCTGTTGGGTAGCCAGCAACGCAAGTAGAACAGATCGAGATGAATGCAAAAACACGAGTAAAATAAAATGTATACACTCGCGCAGCACAAGTCGTCTTCAACGACATTTGCGAACATCGTCATTGGTCCGGGCAACTTGACCTTGGAGAGACTGAAGGAGTAGTTTCGACCGATATGACCTTTTCAAACGCCGACATGTGTCGGCTCGGCTATTCGGGTTATCATTCGCCGATGCAGCCTGCATCAACATTGGTGGCACCAAAATGGTGGGAGAAGGCCATCAAAGCACATGCCCATGATATGCGCGTGGGCCCCAATCGTCAGTAAGAACAACTTCCTTTCCCTACCCATCTCCTTGTCTGCAATTTCTCCTAGCCCTCCAAACCTCGCACATGGTCACGGCCCTCGCGACAGCCATGGCAAGAACGTTTTCCTTTGACGAGGTACAGCAGCACAAGACGAAGGACTCGTGCTGGGTTGTCTTGTATGGCAATGTCTACGATGTCACCTCCTTCTTGCCAGAGCACCCGGGTGGCAGCAAGATTATTCTCCAGCTTGCTGGATCCGATGCTACAGAAGAGTACGATCCCATTCATCCTCCAGGCACGTTAGAAGACAGCCTGCCCGAGTCCGCCAAGTTGGGTCAGATAGATCCCAGCACTCTGCCAGCCGTGGAGAAGAGCCCGGTTGAGACTGGAGAGacaaagaaggaagagatcATGAGCATAGAGGAATGCCTGAATCTGGACGACATTGAGGCGGTGGCTACACAGAAAATCAACCACAAAGCATGGGCATACTACTATTCTGCTGGCGATGACCTCGTGTCCAAGTCATTGAACAACACAGTATATCGCAACATTTTGCTGCGGCCGCGAGTCTTCGTGGACTGCACCAACTGCGACACATCAACCACCATCCTTGGCCACAAAGTCGATGTCCCATTCTTCGTCTCTCCTGCTGCAATGGCTCGACTGGGACATCCAGACGGCGAACACGGTATCGCTAGAGCTGCCAACAAATTCGGAGCACTTCAGATCATCTCCAACAACGCATCACAAACACCAGAGCAAATTCTCGAAGGAGCACCAGAGGATCAGATCTTTGGCTGGCAATTATATGTCCAGaacgagaggaagaagagcgaggACATGCTGAAACGGATACACAAACTACCACAGATCAAGTTCGTGTGTCTGACATTGGATGCACCAGTACCTGGAAAGCGAGAGCACGATGAGAGGGGCAAGAACGTCGGCTCGAACCTGCCAGTTCGGTCAAGTGTTCAGCAAGGTTCTGCTAGCAAAACCACATCGAAAGAGGACGAGGTACAATCTGATGCCGAGGGCATCAAACTCGCAGATAAAGGCGGTGTGGGCAAGGCTCTCTTCGCAGGTACAGCACCCGATTTAACCTGGAAAACTACATTGCCTTGGCTGCGTCAACACACACATCTTCCGATCGTGCTCAAGGGACTGCAAACACACGAAGATGCCTATCTGGCGTCCTTGCACACTCCTCAGATCAAGGGTATCATTCTGTCAAATCACGGCGGAAGAGCTGTCGATACTGCTCCACCCGCCATTCACACATTGCTCGAGATCCGAAAATACTGTCCCGAGGTGCTCGACAAGCTGGAAGTCTATGTTGATGGCGGAATCAAGCGAGGAACAGACATCGTGAAGGCGCTCGCGCTCGGTGCAAAAGCTGTGGGTCTTGGACGTGCGCCATTGTTTGGCTTGGGAGCTGGTGGTGCGGCGGGTGTCGAGCGCGTTCTGGAGATCCTGAAAGCTGAAGTGGAGACTGCGATGAGGCTGTTGGGAGCTGAGAAGGTCAGTGATTTGGGAGTGCAACACGTTAATGCGAGGGCTGTGGAACGGGACATTTATGATGGCGCTGCTGGGCTGGAAAGCTTGCACCGGGAATATGCTGTTAAGAGCAAGTTGTAATAGAGCGCGGTGATTTTAACACCAGGCATGTACATCTCTATGCGGCTTCGTCCGCTACATATCTCTCCCATAGGCATTAGCGTTGAGTTGTCCATACCTGTCAAAAGTTGCTGGGTAGTAGTAAACGGGTCAGCACCTAGTTTATTGTACGAAGTGCGGCGGAAAGTTTCTCCCAGGCAGCACCCAATACGAGCACAGTGTTGCAGACCAGGAATCATTGGCAAAGTTGTATCAGTCATTATCCGTAGTCTTCCACATCGTATCTTTCAGCATAGCATGACAAGAGCCGTTACCTGAAAAACGCCTGGAACTCCTTTCGCTGCGCTCGGAGCCAGTCCACAGGCCACGCGTCCATGCTTCATCCAAAATCGCCCGACCAAGACCTGCTGCATCATCCCTACTATGTATAATCGGGTATCGAAAGTGGAATGTGCTGTTTAACAGCATTGGCCCTTCTTGGCATCTCCTCCTGGAGGGTTGCTTGACGATAGAGGTATCGATGTGCCCTGGCCTGGAGCGCCCGCACTTCCGGCGTCGTTGTCGAGTGCCTTTGACGACACAATCCCTGCTTACTGTCAGCATTGCCACATACTCGAGCAGGAGCATTTGTGAACAACTCACGGTAGATCTCAGTCAATTCTTGCTGGAAGGCGAGCTCGACGTTGCTTGCGTCAAGTGCAGACGTCTCGATGAATGACAGTCCATTCTCTGCGGCGAAGGCCTTCGCATCGTCGGTAGGCACTGCACGGAGATGCCTCAAATCGCTCTTGTTACCCACCAACATGATCACAATGTTGCTGTATGGCGGTCAGCCTCGCTCTCAACCTTTACAGCGTCTCTCTGCTTCACTCACGTATCGGCATGGTCTCTCAGCTCTTTCAGCCATCGCGTGACATTGTCGAATGTCTGGCTCTTTGTGAGGTCGTAACAGAGGAGGGCACCGACAGCTCCACGGTAGTATGCTGAAGTAATAGCGCGATAACGCTCCTGACCGGCAGTATCCCAGATCTGGGCCTTGATGGTCTTGTTGTCGACTTGGATGCTGCGGGTAGCGAACTCGACGCCGATGGTGGACTTGCTGTCGAGGTTGAATTCGTTGCGGGTGAATCGCGAAAGCAAGTTGGACTTTCCAACACCGCTGTCGCCTATGAGCACCACCTTGAAGAGGAACTGTGAGGGAGAGCGTTAGCTTGTTGCCGTAGCAGCAGTATCAATTCGAGAGATCTGCGCACATCGTATTCGTCGTTGGCCATTGTCGCAGTGGTTGCTGTCTACTCGTCTCTGGCGGTGGAGGGGGGCAAGGCGGGGACGTTCGTGCGTGCGAAAGCGCCGATTTTcgtgcagcggcggcggagtgTCGTCCAAGGGCGGTGGTAGTCGACAGCGATGTATGCAGCGCGGGGGCCTTGATGTGTGCGGTGAATGCGTCGGTGTATCGCAAACAGCTCAAGTTGTCATGACCAGATTGCGGCCACTCCTTTGTCGCTTCAAGACCCTTGCAAGTTGCAAGCGCATGCTGGAGTGCCAAGACCGCAGCCACGTGAAGCCGCTCCCATTAGCACACCAGTCTGAGATTGGACGTGCTGTGCTCCTTCCACACCAAGTTCCAACTTTATCTCCTGGACGTCAACTCACTTGGCCGCTTCCGGACAATACAGATCCTGGGAACCCATCCACCGCAAGACTCACGACACCGCTGGCAGTTCTGCGCGCTAGCAACGCGTGACACCAGTCCGCAACGCGAACATGATATAGGCTGAAGAAACGCCACCTGCCGCCTGTGCAGAACCTCAATTGCAGTCTTTCCATCACCTAGCTGGGTCAACATGGCTGACTCGGACCACGAgtacgatgaggacgatgagatCCATACAAATGGCAGGTCCATGGCATCACGTCCCAAGCCCCGAGCGCTGGCAAGATGGGAAGAAGGCGCCACTGGAACAGGTGACATCCGCCAAGGCGCAGATGGAAACCTCCTGGAAATGCTGGGTGGTGCAGAGGAGGCTGCAAAGCGGAAGAGGTATGTTGGGAGCAGTCGTCGCTTCAGATTTCATGTATTGATCAATATGTAGGCTCGTCAAAGACACCACTCCCTTGCAGCGAGGCATCATCCGACACACGATCCTTATCATTGACCTGTCGTTAGCCATGGCTGAGAAGGATCTGCGCCCTACACGATTGCTTCTGACCTTGACCTATGTCATAGCGTTCATTCGTGAGTACTTCGAACAGAACCCCATCTCACAGCTTGGAATACTAGGAATGCGTGATGGGCTGGCAATACGAGTCAGCGACATGTCCGGCAACCCGAATGACCACATTACTGCGGTCAAAGGCCTACGAAGCACAGATCCAAAAGGCAATCCATCGCTACAAAATGCGCTAGAGATGGCACGAGCAGCACTGTATCACACGCCGTCCCACGGCACACGCGAAGTTGCCATCATCCTTGGAGCATTGCACAGCTCGGACCCTGGAGACATTCACGACACGATCAAGGCCTGTATCAAGGACAAGATCAGAGTCAATATCATTGGCTTGGCGGCACAGATGTTCATATGCGCCGAGATCTGTCGAAAGACAAATCAAGGCGATACGAACTGCTACAATGTCGCAGTGGACGAGGTTCACTATCGAGAGCTTCTAATGGGAATCACAACGCCCCCGGTTGTGCGGGCCACCGATGTCGAGGCACAGAAGCGGAACCAAGCGGCCTTGCTCATGATGGGCTTCCCCTCGCGGATGGTGGAGGAAAGAGCCACTCTCTGTGCGTGCCACGGAAATCTCACCAGAGGAGGCTACCTCTGCAGTAGATGCAAGGCGAAGGTCTGCAGTTTGCCTGCCACGTGCCCGACGTGTGAGCTCACTCTCATTCTCTCGACTCACTTGGCCAGATCCTACCATCACTTATTCCCCCTGCAGAACTGGGATGAGGTCTCATGGACGCGCGCACAATCGAAAGGCAGTACCCAGTGTTTTGGTTGCCAGGCGCCATTTCCGCCCGCTGCTGGCAAAGTCGATGCGGTCAACGGCTCCGGCGAAGAAGGTACGAGACAGAAACGCGCAGAAGGTGCGTCCGAGTCGTCCAGGTATGAGTGCTCGACTTGTCAGCAGCACTTCTGTATCGACTGCGATGTCTTCTGCCACGAAGTAGTCCACAATTGTCCTGGCTGTCAGAGTAGTACCCATCTACCCGGTGCACAAAACGGCGATATGGACGTAGAACCCAGTTGAACAAGGCGCAGGACACCGTATCGAAAAGACTGGCCTGATCCGATCGTACATGGTCCCCAAGTAGCAGAAGAGGTCTCAAGCCTGTTACCTCAAATAACTCCACATCCTGACCAAGACCGCAGAAAAAGCTACGACGTCACGTCTTGGCACGAGGCATTGATTGCCATTGGAGAATGGCTGATATGCAATGTGCACCGTCGGCACAGCGCGGACAGTGAGCTGTCCAGAATTAGCACATGGATAATCTTCAAGGCATGTTGTGGCCAAAGCGATCCTCAGAAAACATACCTGCTTCTGGGAAAATGGTCGCTTCCAGGCCTACCAGGTTGAGTACGCGCTAGAAATTTCGAAGCACGATCGTGGAGAGGCGCCTGTTTCGCAGAAGAAGCGGGCAGACTTCCCGCTGCTTTCATATGCGTGGCTTGCGGCGAGTCTGACGGATGGGTGAACAGAACCAGTGGGGCGCTACTAGAGTCACAAGTAATGAACACGCCATCAGGCGACTGTAGCCCCAGCATACATGTGTTTGCTCACATCAAGCTTTCCACTCATTCCCTCCGATTGCCATATGACAGGGACGGCATCAGTTCACCAAGGTCCTTCCCGCACACCATCTCCCTTCTGACAAGAGCTTCTGCCCGTAGCACACACTTCTCgctccatcatcgtcgcaATGCCTGccttctccctcctctcTGCGCCCAGAGCAGATGGCGCTGCAGAAACGAGCGCTCAGCCCCCTCGAGTCGCTGCTGCGCTCGTCGATTTTTCTAAGCAGACCAAAGCCAATACTTCGACCGCTGCACAGTCGAACAAACGTAAGCGCAACAGCTCCGAATCAAAACCAGCGCGGCCACCAACTCCACCCTTGACGCCCTCACCCAACGCCGAGACGTACACGTTCTCAGCAGAAACAATCCTCTCCATGCTCGACGACATCATCACAAGCGAACTGAGCTACTGGGCCCACTACATGAGCGCGGCGGCAAACCAAACCAGCTACTCAGAAATCACATTCAACGACACCACGACCGAAATCAAAATCGCAGCACTACGCCACATACTCGAAACTCTACCCCTGAGGTACCAAGCCCTCGCAACAGCCTACTCAGAAACGCAACTCGAGCCCATTGAAATTCCCGAGAATCTCCAGACTCTGCTTCAAAACTTAGCAGAAGACCCAACGGAGGTAGAATTGGAAGGATGGTACGATCAGAAATGGTTGCAGAGAAAGAAGTTTCGATCGGATATCATGAGTATGGACGGTGAAGTGAGGTAATTTACACTCTATTGTCCTATCTAATGAGGCCTGGAACCAACTGACTCCTTCTCACAGACGTCTCGAAGAAGCCCGCATGCAAGAACTCAAAGCCCTGATGCTCATGGTCGAAGAAATGAAACTCGCAGCGGCGGACGGGTCGGTCGACGATGAGGCTTTGACTCATTTGATTCACGCCGCGGATGAAGTGGGACTGGGTTTGGTTACGCAGAGGAAATCGAGAGCGGCGAGTGAGGAATCTTGGACGCCGGGGAAATGAAGCAAAAATTCCTCGATGCGCAGTCGTTCCATTGTGCGTGACTCTGCGATTCCGATACCAAATGCAGCCACCAAATGGAAAAACGCGCTGCGATTGCCCGCATATCGCAGAGCGAGAAAGCATTCACAGCCACTCCTGGGCATACTTCTTGaaaggagagaagagaggcTGAGATCGGAAGAAAGTCGGGGACAGGGTATCAAATTCGTCCTTCGCTTCAATAGCGGTATCAAGTTGTCGTAAACTAGATCACATCTGACCGTTCTGGCCATTCTGTGCCAGAGCCCTTTGCATGGCCTGGAACTGCTGACTGAGATCAGCATTATTACCTTGTTGATTATTAAACTGCTGATTAGCCATGTTCATACCCATATTCATGCCCATATTCATATTCATATTACCACCCATGCCGGCCTGTTGTTGTCGCAACATTTCCTGATGTGCACGCAGTGTCTGCATATACTCGGGATCTCCGCCGGAGGTCCCAACTACAGCTTGACCATGCTGCGAGGCATGCTGAGCTCGCGCAGCCATCTGTTGCGCCTGCGCAGCATTTTGGCGTTGCTGTGTGGATTTCAGTAGCATTTGTGCTGCCTGTGGGAGCTGCGCAATGACATGACCAGGGATCTGGTTAAGGCTCCcgtactgctgctgcagccgtGTCAGAACAGACTGCGCTTGCCtgaactgctgctgctgcagctgctgtctaTGTTGTAGTTGTTGCGCTGTCATCTGAGCTTGGTTGCCATCGCCTTGCTGAGGATGGCCGTGATTCATTTGGCCATTCGCCTGCGTACCCGGGTGTGCGTTCGAGTTCTGTCCAGCTTGcccgtgctgctgctgcatctgcattCGCTGTTGCTGAATCATctgcgcttgctgctgtctcATCATCATGGCCTGGCGTTGTGCAAGCGCCTGCGCCATCTGCGGATTACCTTGAGCCTGCTGCATGAGTGCTTGCTGGCGCATCTGCATCGATTGCCTTTGAGCAATATTCTGGATCTGCTCGGGGGTCATTGATTGTGTGGCATGCTGTCCAGGCGATGCAGATTGCATGGCGTTCGCGTTATGCTGATTGACCATGCGTTGATGCTGTAGCATGGCGAATTGTTCTTGGGTCATTCCAGCGGGAGTTTGCATGGGTAGCCCGCCCATAGCATTTGCAGCGGGTGTGCCGGGTGCGGGACTTCCTTGCGCGATGCGTGGCGTCTGGCTCATCTGGCGATTTGGCATACCACCCATGTTTGGTGTAGCCTGTGGCATCTGCGGCGTAGCATTTCGGCtcggatgctgctgctgactgaCCTGGCGCTGCATTGCTGCATTCGCGTTGGACATCGTTGCTGAGGTTGGACGGGGTGGACTTCCGGCTCCTTGACTTGTAGTCGGTTGCATAGGGAAGCCATTTGCTGGCATCATTGGGGATGAATTCATCATAGGAGTCTGTTGCCGCACTACGGGACTCGCCTGAGCCATGGAGGCCGCGTGCATagcttgctgctgtgccaACATGTTCTGCTGAGGATGGCCATGAGCCTGTTGGTATgcgtgctgttgctgcatttGGCGTTGTTTCATCATTGCGGCAGCCTGTCGCTGCTTCAGCATCTGCTGATGTTGCTCAGCGGCCTCTTGTTGCGCCTTGGCTTGTCTTTGtgcttcctcttcagctTGTCGTTTACGTGCCTGCTCCTGGTGTTccttttccttcttctcccgctCGGCCTGTTCCAGCTTCTCCCTAACGACCTGGATAGTTTTGAAGCGGCTGAAGCCCATGGTGGCAGCTGTGCCTGTATTCTCTGCCGCGCCC from Cercospora beticola chromosome 3, complete sequence includes the following:
- a CDS encoding uncharacterized protein (BUSCO:EOG09262E4T), with translation MAQPSLDLSALTESQQLALQQYTSVTDQDLESAIPLLQKCQWNAQIAITRFFDGDAETIDPAAEAARVPPPAQDARRAETLMDGIPVRSSRRGRASGLEPAPRVVPTPESQLTQQLPFSFTIILFPFSVAYTVFQRLFGRIGYLFPFLPRLLARFWSGRTSRPSRDASRRPLAPRDTAARFIREFEEEHGVEHGTLPFHEGGYAQAFDIAKRDLKFLLIVLLSPEHDDNAVFARDTLLAPEFVEFVKNPNNNVVLWAGTVQDAEAYQVSTALNVSKFPYTALVVHTPSVSSTAMSKIASSAGPVTAQELVSKIQTAMQNQNAELDRVRRQRQEQQATRNLRQEQESAYERSLALDREKARKRKEEEAAKEKAERERAEAAERKSREARNLARWRTWRAQRIPSEPGADIKDAVRISIRMPSGERVVRRFGHDAELEELYAFVECYDELESPSEKNAQEPEDDYEHTYKFRLVSPMPREVFEVEAKGTIRDRIGRSGNLIVEKIVEDDEDEEEDEDAQ
- a CDS encoding uncharacterized protein (BUSCO:EOG09261Q5L); the encoded protein is MPMPRRRSTALGRRVWPQAVTGEQGRLPLAWFRGFKDTSESRDRPPSRALTTSCVPWSDGALIVLLPRRFPSACRVRGRQHRSHRAILSTLLIAPGFARFTTRHTLMDSRWKSNNLQQHAPADSDSRLPIGLGRTCLDYQRSANTSFSIWTHCGGPITRSSENLGIEELSRRPQFTSFGCLGQEHRHRTIALGDGMANVTSRVGDSRRSNRHENRPPGQSQLCRNGPGCRKREEGTCYYSHDYSDSMSPNGSSNTALNVQSPAFTPTLAHARPAKPIGISPKAAAAATFTPRGAGSSTPVAPAHGKHPSAEFVPQQSFQQVSPMIEFVPGQQFVPASNIDAQAQVTHQYNPYSDNVFAPQNLSGLDGSHVQLNPYAQQPGTAGVQTYYHNSADLSYPLHYHLYAPFGPRRENMAAYQRSTTDFFIPDDLREDLQRKSEMTLQTFANSTLPQSVEHFHSLVALNVGNSKSPSTFGYPSSVYKATSSNDGHTYALRRIAGFRLHSEAQVRPINAWKRMSNASLVTVIDAFTGRWFGDSSLIIVTDYHPRSQSLAEKHFGSQRHANKHNGQVMPENELWGYIVQLASALRTIHGAGQAAQTVMASKVLLTSKNRIRLNGCGVFDIIQYENKPSMLELQRGDLQDLGKLILGIATRNQVAHQNVQKALDLVGRSYSERFRSCVAWLLAPPPIQQDSEPGAIATQNVDYSANALLVNIADKIMGVYDSALHYEDELTSQLVRELENGRVVRLLTKLAVILERPDISLTSNARGNPALLNQPSASWSETGERYYLKLFRDYVFHQVDAEGRPVLDLGHMLTCLNKVDAGIDEKIQLVSRDEESVFVVSYKEVKRGIENAWMELLKASNPARR
- the RAB11A gene encoding Ras-related protein Rab-11A (BUSCO:EOG09264HHW) translates to MANDEYDFLFKVVLIGDSGVGKSNLLSRFTRNEFNLDSKSTIGVEFATRSIQVDNKTIKAQIWDTAGQERYRAITSAYYRGAVGALLCYDLTKSQTFDNVTRWLKELRDHADTNIVIMLVGNKSDLRHLRAVPTDDAKAFAAENGLSFIETSALDASNVELAFQQELTEIYRIVSSKALDNDAGSAGAPGQGTSIPLSSSNPPGGDAKKGQCC
- a CDS encoding uncharacterized protein (BUSCO:EOG09262ILV), producing MADSDHEYDEDDEIHTNGRSMASRPKPRALARWEEGATGTGDIRQGADGNLLEMLGGAEEAAKRKRLVKDTTPLQRGIIRHTILIIDLSLAMAEKDLRPTRLLLTLTYVIAFIREYFEQNPISQLGILGMRDGLAIRVSDMSGNPNDHITAVKGLRSTDPKGNPSLQNALEMARAALYHTPSHGTREVAIILGALHSSDPGDIHDTIKACIKDKIRVNIIGLAAQMFICAEICRKTNQGDTNCYNVAVDEVHYRELLMGITTPPVVRATDVEAQKRNQAALLMMGFPSRMVEERATLCACHGNLTRGGYLCSRCKAKVCSLPATCPTCELTLILSTHLARSYHHLFPLQNWDEVSWTRAQSKGSTQCFGCQAPFPPAAGKVDAVNGSGEEGTRQKRAEGASESSRYECSTCQQHFCIDCDVFCHEVVHNCPGCQSSTHLPGAQNGDMDVEPS